One Dysosmobacter welbionis DNA segment encodes these proteins:
- a CDS encoding putative glycoside hydrolase, with protein sequence MGGTKGYRSYRGRTSKGKIALAVLLVLIILAAVGFLWLQEYIVYDRDGSFHLELPWKTETPPAEEEVPPEDVEITIQEPEKPKALAAFSASAAPLTQAGWKDAWLGASVMSAPAYNAAAVTLKDSTGHIYFAATGAAAGTVSTAEDTAAALAEVTESSYHSIARMSCFLDPIAARADVEGMGLKNTGGYIFYDGNNGNWLDPSKPAARQYLCTLAAELAQQGFDEILLTDVGYPTVGKLDKIDYNGADRAASIRLFLEELRSALGEYGVAVSIELPPEVITSGADDTAGLVLSDIAPLVDRVYAVTTVDQIPALEAAVSAAGEDTDFVAELTGHSPDVTGSCLILAD encoded by the coding sequence ATGGGAGGCACCAAGGGCTACCGGAGCTACCGGGGCAGGACCTCCAAGGGGAAGATCGCGCTGGCAGTGCTGCTGGTGCTCATCATCCTGGCGGCGGTGGGCTTTCTATGGCTGCAGGAGTATATCGTCTACGATAGGGACGGCAGCTTCCACCTGGAGTTGCCATGGAAGACGGAGACGCCCCCCGCGGAAGAGGAAGTGCCCCCAGAGGACGTAGAGATTACCATTCAGGAGCCGGAGAAGCCGAAGGCTCTGGCTGCCTTCTCTGCTTCCGCCGCGCCGCTGACCCAGGCGGGCTGGAAAGATGCCTGGCTGGGAGCCTCTGTGATGTCTGCTCCCGCCTATAACGCTGCTGCCGTCACGCTGAAAGACAGCACCGGACACATCTACTTTGCTGCCACTGGCGCCGCGGCCGGCACCGTGAGCACGGCGGAGGACACGGCGGCGGCTCTGGCGGAGGTGACGGAAAGCAGTTACCACTCCATCGCCCGGATGAGCTGCTTCCTGGACCCCATTGCCGCCCGCGCGGACGTGGAGGGCATGGGACTGAAGAACACCGGCGGCTATATCTTCTACGACGGGAACAACGGAAACTGGCTGGATCCCAGCAAGCCGGCGGCCCGGCAGTACCTGTGCACCCTGGCGGCGGAGCTGGCACAACAGGGTTTTGATGAAATCCTGCTAACGGATGTGGGCTATCCCACAGTAGGGAAGCTGGACAAGATCGACTACAACGGCGCCGACCGGGCGGCCAGCATCCGGCTGTTCCTGGAGGAGCTGCGCAGCGCTCTGGGTGAGTATGGTGTGGCTGTCTCCATTGAGCTGCCGCCGGAGGTCATCACCTCCGGCGCCGACGACACTGCCGGCCTGGTACTCTCGGATATCGCCCCGCTGGTGGACCGAGTCTACGCCGTCACCACGGTTGACCAGATCCCCGCGCTGGAAGCGGCGGTCAGTGCCGCCGGTGAGGACACGGACTTCGTGGCGGAGCTAACGGGCCACAGCCCTGATGTGACCGGCAGCTGCCTGATCCTTGCAGATTGA
- a CDS encoding MBL fold metallo-hydrolase, producing MMHVTFLDHSGFLVELPGLTLLFDWWKGDLPPLPSGPLLVFASHRHPDHFDPRIFALDDGQRDVRFLLGKGIHLTDRNRKKWGLSEKAAADCRVLSGGESASPLPGVTVEALPSTDEGVAFLVTAEGRTVFHAGDLNWWHWEGEDPVWNRNMEADFRRYAEPLRGRKIDLAMLPLDPRLGEDGFRGPRYFLELADIRRFLPMHQWGNFNFTNQFLSCYTSFTSRTVYVNRVGQVFTFEEEADT from the coding sequence ATGATGCACGTCACCTTTCTGGACCACAGCGGCTTTCTGGTGGAGCTGCCCGGTCTCACGCTGCTCTTTGACTGGTGGAAGGGGGACCTGCCCCCCCTGCCATCAGGCCCCCTGCTGGTCTTTGCCAGCCATCGCCATCCAGACCACTTTGATCCCCGGATTTTTGCTCTGGATGACGGGCAGCGGGATGTCCGATTCCTTCTTGGCAAGGGCATCCATCTGACAGACCGGAACCGGAAGAAATGGGGACTCTCGGAAAAAGCCGCCGCGGACTGCCGGGTGCTTTCCGGCGGGGAGAGCGCCTCTCCCCTGCCCGGCGTCACCGTGGAGGCACTGCCCTCCACCGACGAGGGCGTGGCCTTTCTGGTGACGGCGGAAGGCCGGACGGTCTTTCATGCCGGGGATCTGAACTGGTGGCACTGGGAGGGCGAGGACCCCGTCTGGAACCGGAACATGGAAGCGGACTTCCGGCGGTATGCGGAACCTCTCCGGGGCCGGAAGATCGATCTGGCCATGCTGCCTCTGGATCCCCGTCTGGGGGAGGACGGCTTCCGTGGCCCCCGGTACTTCCTGGAGCTGGCGGATATCCGCCGCTTTCTGCCCATGCACCAGTGGGGAAATTTTAACTTTACAAATCAATTCCTGTCATGCTATACTTCTTTCACATCCCGAACTGTGTACGTTAACAGAGTCGGTCAAGTCTTTACATTTGAGGAGGAAGCGGACACATGA
- the rpiB gene encoding ribose 5-phosphate isomerase B: MKIALGSDHGGYALKCDIIQLLEKLGHEYKDFGCYSTESCDYPDFGEAAARAVASGEYDRGIVICTTGIGISIAANKVQGIRCAHCADSLEAEMTRRHNDANMLAIGAGFTGKNLAERMVEVFLSTDFEGGRHERRVNKLNAIQP, from the coding sequence ATGAAAATCGCTCTGGGTTCTGATCACGGCGGCTACGCGCTGAAATGCGACATCATCCAGCTTCTGGAGAAGCTGGGCCATGAATACAAGGACTTCGGCTGCTACTCGACGGAGAGCTGCGACTACCCCGACTTCGGCGAGGCGGCGGCCCGGGCTGTGGCCTCCGGCGAGTATGATCGGGGCATCGTCATCTGCACCACCGGCATCGGCATCTCCATTGCCGCCAACAAGGTGCAGGGTATCCGCTGCGCCCACTGTGCCGACTCCCTGGAGGCGGAGATGACCCGCCGCCACAACGACGCCAATATGCTGGCCATCGGCGCGGGGTTCACCGGCAAGAACCTGGCGGAGCGGATGGTGGAGGTGTTCCTCTCCACGGACTTTGAGGGTGGCCGGCATGAGCGGCGCGTGAACAAGCTCAACGCCATCCAGCCCTGA